One Schistocerca nitens isolate TAMUIC-IGC-003100 chromosome 1, iqSchNite1.1, whole genome shotgun sequence DNA segment encodes these proteins:
- the LOC126232913 gene encoding gustatory receptor 23a-like: MTWPGLSAAPLAAFGELRRLQRARLALHRCSLLCGRHFGPALLLAAAGNFVGIVSLSYGLVMVRVSRQSSPSMAWLSIWLLFVLGNLLLTCWACSSAANRATRVAVLFSKIQTLLRPGDASDTSRLEMDPLHFSAAGFFDVNLPLFVSTVSAAVAYMVVFLQFSELQRTSYNSKM, translated from the coding sequence ATGACGTGGCCGGGGCTGTCTGCAGCTCCTCTGGCGGCGTTCGGTGAACTGCGGCGACTGCAGCGCGCCCGGCTGGCGCTGCACCGCTGCAGCCTGCTGTGTGGCCGCCACTTCGGACCAGCCCTGCTGCTTGCCGCCGCAGGCAACTTCGTCGGCATCGTCTCCCTGAGCTACGGGCTGGTGATGGTACGAGTCAGCAGGCAGAGCAGTCCAAGCATGGCGTGGCTCTCCATCTGGCTGCTGTTCGTGCTGGGGAATCTCCTCCTTACTTGCTGGGCGTGCTCTTCTGCGGCCAATCGCGCTACCAGAGTGGCTGTGTTATTCAGCAAGATCCAGACACTCTTAAGGCCGGGTGACGCTTCTGACACTTCCCGCCTGGAAATGGACCCGCTACACTTCTCTGCTGCAGGTTTCTTCGATGTCAATTTGCCCCTCTTTGTATCTACTGTTAGTGCTGCTGTCGCCTACATGGTGGTGTTTCTACAGTTTTCTGAACTCCAAAGGACATCTTATAATTCCAAGATGTAA